From one Brevundimonas sp. PAMC22021 genomic stretch:
- a CDS encoding MlaD family protein: MERDAHYAAVGIATVALLAALAVFTIWLARLQFNSDYDVYDIIFYGPVRGLSEGGEVHFNGIRVGEVTDLNLDPQKGDQVIARVRLDGTTPVRVTSRAQLEPQGITGLNYIQITAGAPNSAILKDQYPDNVVPVIQSQPSPIAELLNGSGTVLAQTVDVLNRVNRIMSDDNIRSFSTSVRNVESLTTELEARKGIFLQLEQAVASANRAVQEYEQLGIDARRLINNDGREAIANINQATADARTAIASVNRSVSGLEGPVGDFATSSLPQLSQTIQELNEATRSLQQLIDDVRASPRDFIARPASKELEVQP, translated from the coding sequence ATGGAAAGAGACGCCCATTACGCCGCCGTCGGCATCGCCACCGTCGCCCTTCTTGCGGCGCTGGCGGTGTTCACCATCTGGCTGGCCCGGCTGCAGTTCAACAGCGACTACGATGTCTATGACATCATCTTCTACGGGCCGGTGCGCGGCCTGTCTGAAGGCGGCGAGGTGCATTTCAACGGCATTCGCGTGGGCGAGGTCACCGACCTGAACCTCGATCCGCAAAAGGGCGATCAGGTGATCGCGCGGGTGCGGCTGGACGGCACCACGCCGGTGCGCGTCACCTCGCGCGCCCAACTCGAGCCGCAGGGAATCACCGGCCTGAACTACATCCAGATCACCGCCGGCGCGCCGAACAGCGCCATCCTGAAGGACCAGTATCCGGACAACGTCGTGCCGGTGATCCAGTCCCAGCCATCGCCGATCGCCGAGCTGCTGAACGGATCGGGCACGGTGCTGGCGCAGACGGTGGACGTGCTGAACCGCGTCAACCGGATCATGTCGGACGACAACATCCGCTCCTTCTCGACCAGCGTGCGCAATGTCGAGTCGCTGACCACCGAGCTTGAGGCGCGCAAGGGCATCTTCCTGCAGCTGGAGCAGGCGGTGGCCAGCGCCAATCGCGCGGTGCAGGAGTATGAGCAGCTGGGCATCGACGCCCGCCGCCTGATCAACAACGACGGCCGCGAAGCCATCGCCAACATCAACCAGGCCACGGCCGACGCCCGCACGGCCATCGCCTCGGTCAATCGTTCGGTCAGCGGTCTGGAAGGGCCGGTCGGCGACTTTGCGACCTCCAGCCTGCCGCAGCTGAGCCAGACCATTCAGGAACTGAACGAGGCGACCCGCTCGCTGCAGCAACTGATCGACGACGTGCGGGCCAGCCCGCGCGACTTCATCGCCCGTCCCGCCTCCAAGGAACTCGAGGTCCAGCCATGA
- a CDS encoding putative DNA modification/repair radical SAM protein, giving the protein MAQIDLRRKLSVLADAAKYDASCASSGSSKRDSTGGKGMGSTEGMGICHAYTPDGRCVSLLKILLTNFCIYDCAYCINRVSSNVERARFSVQEVVDLTLNFYKRNYIEGLFLSSGIIRSGDYTMEQLVLVAKTLREVHDFRGYIHLKLIPEADPKLVEAAGLYADRLSANIELPRDEALARLAPQKDVSVIKKAMGQVRLKVEEARPQKREKARPPRFAPGGQSTQLIIGADGAPDTEILDRSASLYGGYGLRRVYYSAFSPIPDASSSLPLAKPPLMREHRLYQADWLMRFYGFSAPEIGEAATGGMLDLAVDPKLAWALNRREQFPVDVNLAPREMLLRVPGLGVKSVDKIVSVRRYRTLRLEDVARLTRSLDKVRPFITTLDWTPGGLTDAADLRARVAPVAEPQQLSLF; this is encoded by the coding sequence ATGGCGCAGATCGATCTCAGGCGTAAGCTGTCCGTCCTGGCTGACGCCGCCAAATATGACGCTTCCTGCGCCTCGTCTGGATCGAGCAAGCGCGACTCGACCGGCGGCAAGGGCATGGGCTCCACCGAGGGCATGGGCATTTGCCATGCCTACACGCCGGATGGGCGATGCGTGTCCTTGCTCAAGATTCTGCTGACCAACTTCTGCATCTACGACTGCGCCTATTGCATCAACCGCGTGTCCTCGAACGTGGAGCGGGCGCGGTTCAGCGTGCAGGAAGTCGTCGATCTGACGCTGAACTTCTACAAGCGCAACTATATCGAAGGGCTGTTCCTGTCGTCGGGCATCATCCGCTCTGGCGACTATACGATGGAGCAGCTGGTGCTGGTGGCCAAGACGCTGCGGGAGGTCCACGACTTTCGCGGCTATATCCACCTGAAGCTGATCCCGGAAGCCGATCCGAAGCTGGTGGAGGCGGCGGGCCTCTACGCCGATCGCCTCAGCGCCAACATCGAGCTGCCGCGCGACGAGGCGCTGGCGAGGCTGGCCCCACAAAAGGATGTGAGCGTCATCAAGAAGGCGATGGGGCAGGTGCGGCTCAAGGTCGAGGAGGCCCGGCCGCAGAAGCGCGAGAAAGCCCGTCCGCCGCGCTTCGCGCCCGGCGGACAGAGCACCCAGCTGATCATCGGCGCGGACGGCGCGCCGGATACGGAAATCCTGGATCGAAGCGCCTCGCTGTATGGCGGGTATGGCTTGCGGCGCGTCTATTATTCGGCGTTCAGCCCGATCCCGGACGCGAGTTCCAGCCTGCCCCTGGCCAAGCCGCCGCTGATGCGCGAGCACAGGCTGTATCAGGCCGACTGGCTGATGCGCTTCTATGGATTTTCCGCGCCGGAGATCGGTGAGGCGGCGACGGGTGGCATGCTGGACCTGGCGGTCGATCCAAAGCTCGCCTGGGCGCTGAACCGGCGCGAGCAGTTCCCGGTCGACGTGAACCTGGCGCCGCGCGAGATGCTGCTGCGGGTGCCCGGATTGGGGGTCAAGTCGGTCGACAAGATCGTTTCGGTGCGGCGCTATCGCACCCTGCGGCTCGAAGACGTGGCGCGGCTGACGCGGTCGCTGGACAAGGTGCGACCGTTCATCACCACGTTGGACTGGACGCCGGGCGGGCTGACGGACGCGGCGGACCTGCGCGCGCGAGTGGCGCCGGTGGCGGAGCCGCAGCAGCTGAGCCTGTTCTGA
- a CDS encoding 3-oxoacid CoA-transferase subunit B, with product MPRTREQLAQRAAQELGDGFYVNLGIGIPTLVANYIPEGMTVTLQSENGMLGMGPFPYAGDEDPDLINAGKQTITEIPESAYFSSADSFAMIRGGHIDLSILGAMEVAENGDIANWMIPGKLVKGMGGAMDLVAGVKRVVVVMEHANKHGQSKVLKACTLPLTGTGVVSRIITDLATFDVKPDGAGLELVELADDVTLDEVAAKTGAAYTVAEHLKTAA from the coding sequence ATGCCCCGCACCCGCGAACAGCTTGCCCAGCGCGCCGCTCAGGAGCTGGGCGACGGCTTCTACGTCAATCTCGGCATCGGCATTCCGACCCTGGTCGCCAACTACATCCCCGAAGGCATGACCGTGACGCTGCAAAGCGAGAACGGCATGCTCGGTATGGGTCCCTTCCCCTATGCGGGAGACGAGGACCCGGACCTGATCAACGCCGGCAAGCAGACCATCACCGAGATTCCGGAGTCGGCCTATTTCAGCTCGGCGGACAGCTTCGCCATGATCCGCGGCGGCCACATCGACCTGTCGATCCTGGGCGCCATGGAGGTGGCCGAGAACGGCGACATCGCCAACTGGATGATCCCAGGCAAGCTGGTGAAGGGCATGGGCGGGGCCATGGACCTGGTCGCCGGCGTCAAGCGCGTGGTGGTGGTGATGGAGCACGCCAACAAGCACGGCCAGTCCAAGGTGCTGAAGGCCTGCACCCTGCCGCTGACCGGTACGGGCGTGGTCAGCCGCATCATCACCGACCTGGCCACCTTTGACGTCAAGCCTGACGGCGCGGGGCTGGAGTTGGTCGAACTCGCCGACGACGTGACCCTGGACGAGGTCGCGGCCAAAACCGGGGCCGCCTACACGGTCGCGGAGCACCTGAAGACGGCGGCCTAG
- a CDS encoding DUF1003 domain-containing protein, with translation MNDPRTPHRSPGSPTFEPRPSGLNPALLRNIDALRARQQDEDASAGFQEKLAAGVTAFTGSMIFVYVHLAILAVWIAINVGAVPGVEPFDRTFVILATAASVEAIFLSTFVLISQNRASRAADRRASLDLQINLLTEHEVTRLITLATAIAEKLGVHEAQEPDLAELQRDVAPEAVLDTLEQQSQD, from the coding sequence TTGAACGATCCCCGGACACCGCACCGGAGCCCTGGCAGCCCGACCTTCGAACCCCGGCCCAGCGGCCTGAACCCCGCCCTGCTGCGGAACATCGACGCGCTGCGGGCGCGGCAGCAGGACGAGGACGCCAGCGCCGGCTTCCAGGAGAAGCTGGCGGCCGGGGTCACCGCCTTCACCGGCAGCATGATCTTTGTCTACGTCCACCTGGCGATCCTGGCGGTGTGGATCGCCATCAACGTGGGGGCCGTTCCGGGGGTTGAGCCGTTCGACCGCACATTCGTGATCCTGGCCACGGCGGCGTCGGTCGAGGCGATCTTTCTGTCGACCTTTGTCTTGATCAGCCAGAACCGCGCCTCGCGCGCCGCCGACCGTCGTGCGTCGCTGGACCTGCAGATCAACCTACTGACCGAGCATGAGGTGACGCGGCTGATCACCCTGGCGACCGCCATCGCCGAAAAGCTGGGTGTGCATGAGGCGCAGGAGCCGGATCTTGCCGAACTTCAGCGCGATGTGGCGCCCGAGGCGGTGCTCGACACCCTTGAACAACAGTCGCAGGACTGA
- a CDS encoding peptidase S1 — protein sequence MIFDLRVWQPVAAERGGTMKTWMAAVAAASLIMVSAGSGQAQDVSAKPAFGQARLSAGFDPDPYSRSITAGGSIDASKLGGDCDGYIADAPDFRLDYTAGDFELTIMAVSGSDTTLVINTPDGQWACDDDSGGDGDPAFKFGEPQSGVYDIWVGVYGEADTAEATLSISEL from the coding sequence TTGATCTTTGATCTGCGGGTGTGGCAGCCTGTCGCAGCAGAACGGGGCGGCACGATGAAGACCTGGATGGCGGCGGTCGCGGCGGCGAGCCTGATAATGGTGTCGGCCGGATCGGGGCAGGCGCAGGATGTCTCGGCCAAGCCGGCCTTTGGTCAGGCGCGGCTGTCGGCCGGCTTCGATCCCGATCCCTACAGCCGGTCGATCACGGCGGGCGGCAGCATCGACGCCTCAAAGCTGGGAGGCGACTGCGACGGCTACATCGCCGATGCTCCGGATTTCAGGCTGGATTACACGGCCGGGGATTTCGAACTGACGATCATGGCCGTATCCGGAAGCGACACGACGCTGGTCATCAATACGCCGGACGGGCAGTGGGCCTGCGACGACGATAGCGGCGGCGACGGCGATCCCGCCTTCAAGTTCGGCGAACCCCAGTCCGGCGTCTACGACATCTGGGTCGGCGTGTATGGCGAGGCGGACACGGCCGAGGCGACGCTGTCGATCTCGGAACTCTGA
- a CDS encoding UdgX family uracil-DNA binding protein (This protein belongs to the uracil DNA glycosylase superfamily, members of which act in excision repair of DNA. However, it belongs more specifically to UdgX branch, whose founding member was found to bind uracil in DNA (where it does not belong), without cleaving it, appears to promote DNA repair by a pathway involving RecA, rather than base excision.), translated as MRTATLASETDFDGWRKAARAFRLEGIEPAQARFVVEGAGAQSGLFDHSPPAPPREGGDPAPPQDKARDRLGPRLRGDEREEGFSVSKAFVDVARDVVLHRSGDRWDLLYRLLWRLRDEPDLMKVVSDRDVADALERAKNVSRAGHKMKAFVRFRQVEDEGGEAWVAWFEPAHRVVERTAPFFQRRFPNMRWSILTPDGSAFWDTHELRLGPPATRDMAPAEDEIEEFWKTYYASTFNPARLKVKTMQGEMAKRYWKNLPEASLIPELVAASTVRTDVMVATPATEPNVRLARATAPVIERAADDLVASTLPELGEGVQGCRRCPLWRDATQGVCGEGPREARLMIVGEQPGDQEDLAGKPFVGPAGRVLDAALEEAGIDRSDVYVTNAVKHFKHEPRGKRRLHKTPDAGEVTACRWWLDQERGLVKPKVVLALGATAGLAVFGRKPAVTKERGQLVALADGATGMLTVHPSYLLRLPDEQARVLEREKFMQDLRQVRHSL; from the coding sequence ATGCGGACGGCGACGCTGGCGTCCGAGACGGACTTCGACGGCTGGCGCAAGGCCGCGCGCGCCTTTCGGCTTGAAGGGATCGAGCCGGCGCAGGCGCGCTTCGTGGTCGAGGGTGCGGGGGCTCAAAGCGGATTGTTCGACCATTCTCCCCCCGCTCCTCCCCGCGAAGGCGGGGATCCAGCGCCTCCGCAGGACAAGGCGCGAGACCGTCTGGGTCCCCGCCTTCGCGGGGATGAGCGGGAAGAAGGATTCTCGGTCTCTAAAGCCTTCGTCGACGTGGCCCGCGACGTCGTGCTGCATCGCTCCGGCGATCGCTGGGACCTGCTGTATCGGCTGCTGTGGCGGCTGAGGGACGAGCCGGACCTGATGAAGGTCGTCTCCGATCGCGACGTGGCCGATGCGCTGGAGCGGGCCAAGAACGTGTCGCGCGCCGGGCACAAGATGAAGGCCTTTGTTCGCTTCCGTCAGGTCGAGGACGAGGGCGGCGAGGCGTGGGTCGCCTGGTTCGAACCGGCGCACCGGGTGGTGGAGCGCACCGCGCCTTTCTTTCAGCGGCGGTTTCCGAACATGCGCTGGTCGATCCTGACGCCGGACGGCAGCGCCTTCTGGGACACCCACGAACTGCGGTTGGGCCCGCCGGCGACGCGCGACATGGCGCCGGCCGAGGACGAGATCGAGGAGTTCTGGAAGACCTACTACGCCTCGACCTTCAACCCCGCGCGGCTGAAGGTGAAGACCATGCAGGGCGAGATGGCCAAGCGGTACTGGAAGAACCTGCCCGAGGCCTCTCTGATCCCGGAACTGGTGGCGGCCTCGACGGTTCGCACCGATGTCATGGTCGCAACGCCCGCTACCGAACCCAATGTTCGCCTGGCTCGGGCCACCGCGCCGGTTATCGAGCGCGCAGCGGATGATCTTGTCGCCTCAACCCTGCCCGAACTGGGCGAGGGGGTGCAGGGATGCCGACGCTGTCCGCTGTGGCGCGACGCCACACAGGGCGTGTGCGGGGAGGGGCCGCGAGAGGCGCGGCTGATGATCGTGGGCGAGCAGCCGGGCGACCAGGAGGACTTGGCCGGCAAGCCGTTCGTGGGTCCGGCCGGGCGGGTGCTGGATGCGGCGCTGGAAGAGGCGGGCATCGATCGTTCGGACGTCTACGTCACCAATGCCGTGAAACACTTCAAGCACGAGCCGCGCGGCAAGCGCCGCCTGCACAAGACGCCGGACGCGGGAGAGGTCACGGCCTGCCGCTGGTGGCTGGATCAGGAACGCGGATTGGTGAAGCCCAAGGTGGTGCTGGCGCTGGGCGCGACGGCCGGTCTCGCCGTGTTCGGCCGCAAGCCCGCCGTGACCAAGGAGCGAGGCCAGCTCGTCGCCTTGGCCGACGGGGCCACCGGCATGTTGACGGTGCACCCTTCCTATCTGCTGCGCCTGCCGGACGAGCAGGCCAGGGTGCTGGAGCGGGAAAAGTTCATGCAGGACCTGCGGCAGGTTCGCCACAGCCTGTAA
- a CDS encoding ABC transporter permease, whose product MTGADFEIDETQGGAATLRLKGDWTTTGVGRMSDRLNADLSGREISALDVSELGRFDTAGALALAQASKGGVPDGAWDQRPEAGRIYKMVEKLERTSTKKPKEADPFTRTFAKVGRGVYDIGAETILSFAFLGRLMTAVIAALKHPGRIRWPAWVSQAERAGLDAMPIVVVTNFFIGAVIAFIGADLLTDFGAGVFAVQLIGVAVFREFAVVITAVLLAGRSASAFAAEIGSMRMNQEVDAMQVMGVNPFQALVIPRLAALVVMLPLLTFVAMLGGLFGGALVCWSQLNLGPAFFVQRLNEDPMMGQHLMVGLIKAPVFAIVIAAIGARQGMAVAGDVESLGRRVTAAVVQAIFAIIFLDAVFALVFLELNL is encoded by the coding sequence ATGACCGGGGCGGATTTTGAGATCGATGAAACGCAGGGCGGGGCGGCCACCCTGCGGCTGAAGGGCGACTGGACGACCACGGGCGTCGGGCGGATGTCCGATCGGCTGAACGCCGACCTGAGCGGACGCGAGATTTCGGCGCTGGACGTCAGCGAACTGGGGCGGTTCGACACGGCCGGCGCCCTGGCCCTGGCGCAGGCTTCCAAGGGCGGGGTGCCGGACGGCGCCTGGGACCAGCGTCCCGAGGCCGGACGCATCTACAAGATGGTCGAAAAGCTCGAGCGCACCTCGACCAAGAAGCCCAAGGAAGCCGATCCCTTTACCCGCACCTTCGCCAAGGTCGGACGCGGCGTCTATGACATCGGCGCCGAGACCATCCTGTCGTTCGCCTTCCTGGGGCGGCTGATGACGGCGGTGATCGCCGCGCTGAAGCATCCGGGCCGCATCCGCTGGCCCGCCTGGGTCAGCCAGGCCGAACGCGCCGGGCTGGACGCCATGCCCATCGTGGTGGTCACCAACTTCTTCATCGGCGCGGTGATCGCCTTTATCGGCGCGGACCTGCTGACCGACTTCGGCGCGGGCGTGTTCGCCGTGCAGCTGATCGGCGTGGCCGTGTTCCGCGAGTTCGCGGTGGTGATCACGGCCGTGCTGCTGGCCGGCCGCTCCGCCTCGGCCTTTGCGGCCGAGATCGGCTCGATGCGGATGAACCAGGAGGTCGACGCCATGCAGGTCATGGGCGTCAATCCGTTCCAGGCGCTGGTGATCCCGCGCCTTGCCGCGCTGGTGGTGATGCTGCCGCTGCTGACGTTCGTGGCCATGCTGGGCGGCCTGTTCGGCGGCGCCCTGGTGTGCTGGAGCCAGCTGAACCTAGGACCCGCCTTCTTTGTGCAGCGTCTGAACGAGGACCCGATGATGGGCCAGCACCTGATGGTCGGCCTGATCAAGGCGCCCGTGTTCGCCATCGTTATCGCCGCCATCGGCGCGCGCCAGGGCATGGCGGTGGCCGGCGACGTCGAGAGCCTGGGGCGGAGAGTGACCGCGGCGGTGGTCCAGGCGATCTTCGCCATCATCTTTCTGGATGCGGTGTTCGCCCTGGTCTTCCTGGAGCTGAACCTGTGA
- a CDS encoding four helix bundle protein, producing the protein MGSPLRSYRQLTVWSDGITLVKACYLITHDFPRDELFGLTSQIRRSAVSVPANIAEGYGRGSRKDYVRHLMIAQGSLKELETHLIIAGEVSLAPPTKIQPVLEQCDRLGKGLGALIRALQAKHD; encoded by the coding sequence ATGGGTTCGCCTCTGAGATCGTATCGCCAGCTGACCGTCTGGAGCGACGGTATAACCCTTGTGAAAGCGTGCTACCTCATCACCCACGACTTCCCGCGAGACGAGCTGTTCGGACTTACATCTCAAATCAGACGCTCCGCGGTCTCCGTGCCTGCTAACATTGCCGAGGGTTACGGCAGAGGAAGCCGCAAAGACTACGTGAGACACCTGATGATCGCGCAAGGATCGCTGAAGGAGCTCGAGACTCACCTGATCATCGCAGGAGAAGTCAGCCTTGCGCCGCCAACCAAAATCCAGCCCGTCTTGGAACAGTGTGATCGACTTGGCAAAGGTCTCGGAGCTCTGATCCGAGCCCTACAAGCCAAGCACGACTAA
- a CDS encoding ABC transporter ATP-binding protein: MQDAPAPSAQHDADKPETLIEVRGLVSRFGENTIHDGLDLDVERGEVLGVVGGSGTGKTVLLNTIIGLKEPDGGEIRLFGHDRANLTKEQAADIEMRTGVLFQQGALFSSLSVLENVASPLVEHTDLPKAQIYELAEMKIAMVGLKPEARYLKPAELSGGMRKRVGLARALALDPELLFLDEPTAGLDPIGAAAFDDLIRNLSDDLGLTVFMITHDLDSLYAICDKVAVLADKGIVAKAPVQELERSDHPWIKEYFLGPRGRAGQKAA; encoded by the coding sequence GTGCAGGATGCTCCGGCGCCCAGCGCGCAACATGACGCCGACAAGCCCGAGACCCTGATCGAGGTGCGTGGGCTGGTCAGCCGTTTCGGCGAGAACACCATCCACGACGGCCTGGACCTCGACGTCGAGCGCGGCGAGGTGCTGGGCGTGGTGGGCGGCTCGGGCACCGGCAAGACGGTGCTGCTGAACACCATCATCGGCCTGAAAGAACCCGACGGCGGCGAAATCCGCCTGTTCGGCCACGATCGGGCGAACCTGACGAAAGAACAGGCGGCGGACATCGAGATGCGCACCGGCGTGCTGTTCCAGCAAGGCGCGCTGTTCTCGTCGCTGAGCGTGCTGGAGAACGTGGCCTCGCCGCTGGTGGAACATACCGACCTGCCCAAGGCCCAGATCTACGAACTGGCCGAGATGAAGATCGCCATGGTCGGCCTGAAGCCCGAAGCGCGCTATCTGAAGCCGGCCGAACTGTCGGGCGGAATGCGGAAGCGGGTCGGCCTGGCCCGCGCCCTGGCGCTGGATCCCGAACTGCTGTTCCTGGACGAGCCGACGGCGGGCCTGGACCCTATCGGAGCGGCGGCGTTCGATGATCTGATCCGCAACCTGTCGGACGACCTGGGTCTGACGGTGTTCATGATCACCCACGATCTCGATAGCCTGTACGCGATCTGCGACAAGGTGGCGGTGCTGGCCGACAAGGGCATCGTCGCCAAGGCGCCGGTGCAGGAACTGGAACGATCCGACCACCCGTGGATCAAGGAATACTTCCTCGGCCCGCGCGGACGCGCCGGGCAGAAGGCCGCCTGA
- a CDS encoding type III polyketide synthase yields MTSPRPADLLSLSTARAPHVLSQADAARAAEQMFGGRYAGFERMRPVFESAGIDQRQTAMPIDWYLQPRGWPERTDAYLETGTDLFVAAAKAALDEAGLSGGDVDVIVTVSSTGVATPSLEARASGRMGFRPGAARVPVFGLGCAGGATGLALAGRLASAAPGAVVLLVVVELCTLSFRTDDLGKADIVATALFGDGAAACVVRSGGEGGFARIEASAEHTWPDTLDVMGWRVDPTGLGVIFDRAIPPFARNRLRPAVVEMLAGQGRTLEDIDRFICHPGGMKVIDALEAALSLEVGSLDHERTVLRDHGNMSAPTVLHVLDRARRVGLPPRSVVLALGPGFTCSTVTLEALA; encoded by the coding sequence ATGACATCTCCCCGTCCCGCCGACCTCCTGTCGCTGTCCACCGCTCGGGCGCCGCACGTTCTTTCCCAGGCGGACGCCGCACGGGCTGCCGAGCAGATGTTTGGGGGGCGCTATGCCGGGTTTGAGCGCATGCGGCCGGTGTTCGAGAGCGCCGGCATCGACCAGCGCCAGACCGCCATGCCGATCGACTGGTACCTGCAGCCCAGGGGCTGGCCGGAGCGCACCGACGCTTATCTGGAGACAGGGACCGACCTGTTCGTCGCCGCGGCCAAGGCGGCGCTGGATGAGGCGGGGCTGAGCGGCGGCGACGTGGACGTGATCGTCACCGTCTCCTCCACGGGCGTCGCCACGCCCAGCCTGGAGGCGCGGGCGAGCGGGCGGATGGGCTTTCGGCCGGGCGCGGCGCGCGTTCCCGTGTTCGGTCTGGGCTGTGCGGGTGGGGCGACCGGGCTGGCGCTGGCGGGGCGGCTGGCCAGTGCTGCGCCGGGCGCGGTGGTGCTGCTGGTGGTGGTGGAACTGTGCACCCTGTCGTTCCGCACCGATGATCTCGGCAAGGCGGACATCGTGGCGACGGCCCTGTTCGGCGACGGCGCGGCCGCCTGCGTGGTGCGCAGTGGAGGCGAGGGCGGCTTCGCCCGGATCGAGGCAAGCGCCGAACATACCTGGCCGGACACGCTGGACGTGATGGGCTGGCGGGTCGATCCCACCGGGCTCGGCGTGATCTTTGACCGCGCCATCCCGCCGTTCGCCCGCAACCGCCTGAGACCCGCCGTGGTCGAGATGCTGGCAGGCCAGGGACGGACGCTTGAGGACATAGACCGCTTCATCTGCCATCCAGGCGGGATGAAGGTCATCGACGCCCTGGAAGCGGCGCTGTCGCTGGAGGTCGGTTCGCTGGACCACGAGCGAACGGTCCTGAGGGACCACGGCAACATGTCGGCGCCCACGGTGCTGCATGTGCTGGACCGCGCGCGCCGGGTGGGCCTGCCGCCGCGCTCGGTGGTGCTGGCGCTGGGACCAGGATTCACCTGCAGCACCGTGACGCTGGAGGCGCTCGCATGA
- a CDS encoding ABC-type transport auxiliary lipoprotein family protein: protein MIGRSALRLAVAGVGALTLSGCALLSSPEPAQLYRFGFTVDAPSPEGQRPAPLSVSIRRIEFPDAAQGERILGVTGNETAYIGGARWVTAAENLFDDDLRSAFASRADQIRVLNRSEPGTPPYVLQVTVTTFEARYAPGAQDAAPTVVVTARAQLRTTPERNTGDGAIRPEQAAAVERTFSISEPAAANRVSAIVDAFDRASRDLNSQIADWTIQSAPASVRQGAGR from the coding sequence ATGATCGGCCGCTCCGCTCTCCGTCTCGCCGTCGCCGGCGTCGGCGCCCTGACGTTGTCGGGATGCGCGCTGCTGTCGTCGCCCGAGCCGGCGCAGCTGTATCGTTTCGGCTTCACCGTCGATGCGCCCTCGCCCGAGGGACAGCGGCCGGCGCCGCTGTCGGTCTCCATTCGCCGGATCGAGTTTCCGGACGCAGCCCAGGGCGAGCGCATCCTGGGCGTCACCGGCAACGAAACGGCCTACATCGGCGGCGCACGCTGGGTGACGGCGGCGGAAAACCTGTTCGACGACGATCTGCGTTCGGCCTTCGCCTCGCGCGCCGACCAGATCCGCGTGCTGAACCGCAGCGAGCCGGGCACGCCCCCCTATGTGCTGCAGGTCACGGTCACGACCTTCGAGGCGCGCTATGCGCCGGGTGCGCAGGACGCCGCGCCGACGGTCGTGGTCACGGCCCGCGCACAGCTGCGCACCACGCCGGAGCGCAACACCGGCGATGGCGCCATCCGCCCCGAGCAGGCCGCGGCGGTTGAACGGACCTTTTCGATCAGCGAACCGGCCGCGGCCAATCGCGTGTCCGCCATCGTGGACGCCTTCGATCGCGCATCGCGCGACCTGAACAGCCAGATCGCGGACTGGACGATCCAGTCCGCGCCGGCGTCCGTGCGGCAGGGCGCGGGTCGCTAA
- a CDS encoding CoA transferase subunit A has protein sequence MDKIYPDVGSALDGLTFDGMTVMSGGFGLCGIPEGLIAALRDSGVTGLTVISNNAGVDDFGLGLLLQTRQIRKMISSYVGENKEFERQYLAGELELEFNPQGTLAERIRAGGAGIPAFFTATGVGTLVAEGKEVRDFDGRAYVMETALKADLSIVKAWKADERGNLVFRKTARNFNPMMATAGKVTVAEVEEIVPTGSLDPDHIHTPGVYVDRIVQTTPEKRIEQRTVRQRAEV, from the coding sequence ATGGACAAGATCTATCCGGACGTCGGGTCCGCGCTCGACGGGCTGACGTTTGACGGCATGACCGTCATGTCAGGCGGCTTCGGTCTGTGCGGCATTCCCGAGGGCCTGATCGCGGCTTTGCGCGACAGCGGCGTCACCGGCCTGACCGTCATCTCAAACAACGCCGGCGTGGACGATTTCGGCCTCGGCCTGCTGCTGCAAACCCGACAAATCCGCAAGATGATCTCGTCCTACGTCGGCGAGAACAAGGAGTTCGAGCGCCAATATTTGGCCGGCGAGCTGGAGCTGGAGTTCAATCCGCAGGGCACGCTTGCCGAGCGCATCCGCGCCGGGGGCGCCGGGATCCCCGCCTTTTTCACCGCCACCGGCGTTGGCACCCTGGTCGCCGAAGGCAAGGAGGTGCGTGACTTCGATGGCCGCGCCTATGTCATGGAAACGGCGCTGAAGGCCGACCTGTCCATCGTCAAGGCGTGGAAGGCGGACGAACGCGGCAACCTCGTGTTCCGCAAGACCGCGCGCAACTTCAACCCGATGATGGCCACCGCCGGCAAGGTCACGGTCGCCGAGGTCGAGGAGATCGTGCCGACCGGCTCGCTCGATCCCGACCACATCCACACGCCCGGCGTCTATGTGGACCGCATCGTCCAGACCACGCCGGAAAAGCGGATTGAGCAGCGCACGGTGCGGCAACGCGCGGAGGTCTAA